The Tolypothrix sp. NIES-4075 DNA segment AATATTCTTATTTTCACTTATAATTCTCACTGCTAATTTAACTCTATTCAAAAGTGCAGCTTCCGAACCTTTATGCACTTTCTCTCAAGCTGCTCCCGGTCAGTTAGTTACTGAAGGTGGTACTCTCCCAAAGAAATTAACCACCTTGGCTTCTGCTGGTGGTTCTCCAACTAAAATTGATGCTACTTGTAGCCAATCCGCAAATATAAGCGTATCTGCACCAATTCAAGTTGCAGGACCGGAATTCACCCCTGTATCTGCTGTTGCTACTGTAACAATTCCCTCTAGTAGCTCGACTAAAAATGGTGATGCTCCCCTGTCTCTACCTGCGGGAACCACTCCTTTAACAATTGATTTTGCTATAGATAGAGGTCGTTCTCTGCGAGCCGGTAACTATAGCTATACTGTGAAATTTACGGTTGTGCCGTAATTTGGTAGTAAATAGACTTGCTGCAAAAATCGATACAGAGAATTGGGAGCAACGCGATCGCTTTAACTAATCCCTGTTACTCGATTAGTATTAAAATGGGCTATCAGTACTGCAAGTCACAACAGCTGCGTTAATCGCTTGTCTATTGTTTTATGTCCAATGCAAACACCGTCACGGTCAAGTTGTTCGCTGTTTATCAAGAAGCTTATAAAGTTCCAGAACTAATGCTGGAATTACCTGATGGTACAACAGTAACTGGGGTATGCGATCGCCTAATTGCCGAACACCCAGAACTTGCTCAATGGCGAGAAATCACCCGCTTTGGGGTGAATCTACAATTTGTCGAACCAGATACCATTCTCCAAGATGGTGATGAAGTCGTCTTAATTCCCCCGGTTAGCGGTGGGTAAGAAAAAGTAAAAAGCATTCAATAGAAAAAAGATTTTTGGCTTCTTACTTTTACCTTTCTTTACTTCACCTTGACACGAAAGCGAATGAAACCATATGCAGGTTGATTCGGTTCAGGCAAGGTTGTTGAACCAGTTACAACATTAACTAGTACTACTCCTGTTTTATTAGCAGCGGGTTGAAGTTGTGTTGGGGGAGTGACGTTGTTGGCAATGTCAGCTTTGTTACAAGCACCTGGAGCGATTGTATTAGGTGGGATATATTCAGCGCGATCGCTATCGTTGATATTTGTTAAATTAGTTGTTGTGGAGTTAATCTGCAAAGCAATACCAGAACCTGCTGCGAAGGCATTCTCAACAAAAGTGCTATTAGCTGGTATCAAGTCACAAATACTAACGTTTTTGATAGCATTATCGCCACTAGAGAGAAAATATATTGTGTATTCTAACTCATCACCTGGTTTAACAGTTCCCCCATTAATTGCACCCTTAAGATAATCAGCCTGCCATTTACTGTTGTTGTCATCTGTAGTATTGGGGTCATCGATAACTTGAGTAAAATCAACAGTTTCACTAGGGTTATTATGGTAAATGCGGGTAATGCGTTTTACTAGTAATAACTTGGGATTACTACTAACTGGTTGTACAACTAGGGTAGCAGTTCCGGGATTTTTATTAGTTGTTCCTTGATCAGTTTTTAAACTCTGCGCTCCAATTGTATTAGTTAAGTTTCCACTGCCGTTAGCTTTGACATTAATCTCTATAATACAACTGCTACTGCCTGCTATTGTGCCACCAGAAAGAGAGACTGAATTAGCTGTTGTGGTTGTAGTTCCGCCACATTTGTTGTTGATATTTGGTGTTGGAGCAACAATCATACCAGTTGGTAAGTTATCAGTAAAGTTAACTCCGGTCAGCGAGAGTGAATTTGAGTTAACCAAAGTGATGACCAGCTTGGCAGTTGCGTATTGGGAAATTTCTGATGGATCGAAAGCTTTTGTAATTGCAACAGCTGGTAAAGTAGTTAACGTTGCTGAGGCTGCTTGGGAATTTGTTGCACCTTGCTGACTGGTTATAGCATTCATTGGCAAGGTGTTAGTCAAGTTACCAGAACGAGTAGATGTGACTTTTAATGTCACTGTACAACTACCATTTGCTGGAATAGTCCCGCCAGACAGACTAAACTGACTAGTATTAGACGTAGCACTGACAACTCCCCCACTACAGGTAGTGCTTTGCTCTGGTGTAGCAAAAACCACCATCCCAGTTGGCATGTTGTCTGTAAAGCCGACTTTGTTTAAATCTGTGTTATTGGGGTTACTGAGTGTTACTGTTAAAGTCGAAGGATCGCCCCCGTCGATGGACACAGGTGAGAAAGCCTTGGTCAAGTTGACCGTCAAGTTTTGCGTAGTAATGTCTGCGGTTGCCGCAGTTATGTTGGTAATGCCCTGGTTACTGGTAGCTGAATTAGCAGGAATAGTATTTGTCCTCTTGCTAACGTCAGTTTTCACCACATCTACAGAGAAGGTGCAAGTTCCTGTTATACTTGCGACTTTGGGGGGAACTGTCGCTCCGGAAATTTTAACG contains these protein-coding regions:
- a CDS encoding MoaD/ThiS family protein, which translates into the protein MSNANTVTVKLFAVYQEAYKVPELMLELPDGTTVTGVCDRLIAEHPELAQWREITRFGVNLQFVEPDTILQDGDEVVLIPPVSGG